In Doryrhamphus excisus isolate RoL2022-K1 chromosome 7, RoL_Dexc_1.0, whole genome shotgun sequence, one genomic interval encodes:
- the ctsd gene encoding cathepsin D — translation MRSFYLLLFSALALTNDAIVRIPLKKFRSIRRELTDSGKRAEELQVDTHSLKYNTGFPSSSGPTPETLKNYLDAQYYGDISLGTPPQPFTVVFDTGSSNLWVPSVHCSLLDIACLLHNKYNSDKSSTYVKNGTSFAIQYGSGSLSGYLSQDTCTVGDLAVQNQLFGEAIKQPGVAFIAAKFDGILGMAYPRISVDGVAPVFDNIMQQKKVEKNEFSFYLNRNPDTQPGGELLLGGTDPKYYTGDFSYVNVTRQAYWQIRMDTLQVGSQLSLCKGGCEAIVDTGTSLITGPAAEVKALQKAIGAIPLIQGEYMVNCEKIPTLPVITFNVGGNSYKLTGDQYVLKESQAGKTICLSGFMGLDIPPPAGPLWILGDVFIGQYYTVFDRENNRVGFAKSK, via the exons GATTCCCTTAAAGAAATTCCGCTCCATCAGGCGCGAGTTGACAGACTCTGGGAAACGTGCAGAGGAGCTTCAGGTCGACACGCACTCCCTGAAGTACAACACTGGCTTCCCCTCCAGTAGTGGACCCACTCCGGAGACCCTGAAGAACTACCTGGAT GCCCAGTATTATGGTGACATCAGCCTGGGAACCCCCCCTCAACCCTTCACGGTGGTCTTCGACACCGGTTCCTCCAACCTGTGGGTGCCCTCGGTCCACTGCTCCCTCCTAGACATCGCTTGCC TGCTGCACAACAAATATAATTCCGACAAGTCCAGCACGTACGTGAAGAACGGCACTTCCTTCGCCATCCAGTACGGAAGCGGCAGTTTGTCGGGCTACCTCAGTCAGGACACGTGCACC GTGGGAGATTTAGCCGTGCAGAACCAGCTCTTCGGGGAAGCAATCAAGCAACCCGGCGTGGCATTTATCGCCGCCAAGTTCGACGGGATCCTCGGTATGGCCTACCCGCGCATCTCGGTGGATGGCGTGGCGCCGGTCTTTGACAACATCATGCAGCAGAAGAAGGTGGAGAAGAACGAGTTCTCCTTCTATCTGAACAG GAACCCAGACACCCAGCCCGGTGGTGAGCTGCTGCTGGGAGGAACGGATCCCAAGTACTACACTGGCGATTTCAGCTACGTCAACGTAACCCGCCAGGCCTACTGGCAGATCCGCATGGACAC gtTGCAGGTGGGCAGCCAGCTGAGTTTATGTAAAGGTGGCTGTGAAGCCATCGTGGACACGGGCACCTCTCTCATCACAGGCCCGGCTGCGGAGGTCAAGGCTCTGCAGAAAGCCATCGGGGCCATTCCGCTCATCCAGGGAGAG TACATGGTGAACTGTGAGAAGATCCCAACCCTGCCCGTGATCACCTTCAACGTGGGCGGCAATTCCTACAAGCTGACCGGAGACCAGTATGTCCTCAAG GAAAGCCAAGCGGGAAAGACCATCTGTCTGAGTGGGTTCATGGGTCTGGACATCCCACCCCCAGCAGGTCCCCTGTGGATTCTGGGAGACGTCTTCATCGGGCAGTATTACACCGTGTTCGATCGGGAGAACAACCGAGTGGGGTTTGCTAAGTCCAAATGA